A region of Sparus aurata chromosome 8, fSpaAur1.1, whole genome shotgun sequence DNA encodes the following proteins:
- the pskh1 gene encoding serine/threonine-protein kinase H1 homolog, with amino-acid sequence MGCRNSKVLPEPPGDVQLDLVKKVDPLPPPQTDIYKHFIRGDGTRSKMGGAGGGGGDKADSTSQYQAQAQAQAATPTASAQPPKDPSELSDPQRKKVAKYRAKFDPRVTAKYDIKALIGRGSFSRVVRVEHKSTRQPYAIKMIETRYREGREVCESELCVLRRVRHTNIIQLMEVFETAERVYMVMELATGGELFDRIIARGSFTERDATRVLQMVLDGVKYLHTLGITHRDLKPENLLYYHPGADSKIIITDFGLASSRKKGDECLMKTTCGTPEYIAPEILVRKPYTNAVDMWALGVISYILLSGTMPFEDDNRMRLYRQILKGKYSFSGEPWPSVSNLAKDFVERILTVDPSERLTAGQALKHPWIVSMAASSSMKNLQRCISQNLLKRASSRCHSTKSAQSTRSSRSTKSNKARRVREKELRELNRRYQQQYNG; translated from the exons GTTGATCCTCTCCCACCTCCTCAGACAGATATCTATAAGCACTTCATAAGAGGGGATGGCACTAGGAGCAAGATGGGTGGGGCTggtggagggggaggtgacaaAGCTGACTCCACCTCCCAATatcaggcccaggcccaggcccaaGCCGCCACTCCCACTGCTTCCGCTCAGCCCCCTAAGGACCCATCAGAACTGTCCGACCCTCAGCGGAAGAAGGTGGCAAAATATCGAGCCAAGTTTGACCCCCGGGTCACAGCAAAGTATGACATTAAAGCTCTGATAGGTCGCGGGAGTTTTAGCCGCGTTGTTCGCGTGGAGCACAAGAGCACGCGACAGCCGTACGCCATCAAGATGATCGAGACCCGTTACCGGGAGGGGAGGGAAGTGTGCGAGTCTGAGCTGTGCGTTCTGCGACGCGTCCGTCATACCAATATAATCCAGCTGATGGAGGTCTTTGAGACGGCAGAACGTGTCTACATGGTGATGGAGCTAGCCACTGGAGGAGAGCTCTTCGACCGGATCATTGCCCGCGGCTCGTTCACAGAGCGGGACGCCACGCGGGTGCTGCAGATGGTGCTGGACGGCGTCAAGTATCTCCACACTTTGGGGATCACCCACCGAGACCTAAAGCCGGAAAACCTGCTCTACTACCACCCTGGAGCCGATTCCaagatcatcatcactgacTTCGGTTTGGCCAGTAGCAGGAAGAAGGGGGACGAGTGTCTGATGAAGACCACCTGCGGCACGCCAGAGTACATCGCCCCAGAGATCCTGGTGAGGAAGCCTTATACAAATGCTGTAGACATGTGGGCGCTGGGGGTGATTTCGTACATCCTGCTGAGTGGAACCATGCCCTTCGAGGACGACAACCGCATGAGGCTGTACCGGCAGATCCTGAAGGGGAAGTACAGCTTCTCTGGAGAG ccGTGGCCCAGCGTGTCCAACCTGGCCAAAGACTTTGTAGAGCGGATTCTAACCGTGGACCCCAGCGAGCGGCTCACAGCTGGCCAGGCCCTCAAGCACCCCTGGATCGTCAGCATggccgcctcctcctccatgaAGAACCTGCAGCGCTGCATATCTCAGAACCTCTTGAAGCGGGCGTCGTCACGCTGCCACAGCACCAAGTCGGCCCAGTCTACTCGCTCAAGCCGCTCCACCAAATCCAACAAAGCACGGCGGGTGCGAGAGAAGGAGCTGCGCGAGCTGAACCGTCGATATCAGCAGCAGTACAACGGCTGA
- the mbtps1 gene encoding membrane-bound transcription factor site-1 protease, whose protein sequence is MLLLPVWASMLLGLLVGFLPLVGMEPTGGAKSGSDHATNSEPLPSSSGSNCSSQLTLKLEFSSKVVEHEYIIGFTGYFSAKARSLYISSALRNAGDGALEWHIVPRENPASDFPSDFELVHIRQASASSLLTLEDHPYIKRVTPQRKVFRMLKYFPSPEPAAPCNATRGTQKWQSWQSSRPFRRTSLSLGSGFWHATGRHSSRRLLRAIPRHVAQILQADVLWQMGHTGSGVKVAVFDTGLSEKHPHFKNVKERTNWTNEKTLDDGLGHGTFVAGVIASMRECQGFAPDSELHIFRVFTNNQVSYTSWFLDAFNYAILKKIDVLNLSIGGPDFMDHPFVDKVWELTANRVIMVSAIGNDGPLYGTLNNPADQMDVIGVGGIDFEDNIARFSSRGMTTWELPGGYGRVKPDIVTYGSGVRGSGMKEGCRSLSGTSVASPVVAGAVTLLASTVLNRELVNPASMKQALIASARRLPGVNMFEQGHGKLDLIRAYQILNSYRPQASLSPSYIDLTECPYMWPYCSQPIYYGGMPTIVNVTILNGMGVTGRIVDKPIWQPYLPQNGDHIDVAVSYSPVLWPWAGYLAVSISVAKKAASWEGIAQGHVMVTVASPAENDSEVGGELTSTVKLPIKVKIVPTPPRSKRVLWDQYHNLRYPPGYFPRDNLRMKNDPLDWNGDHIHTNFRDMYQHLRSMGYFVEVLGAPITCFDASQYGTLLMVDSEEEYFPEEITKLRRDIDNGLSLIIFSDWYNTSVMRKVKFYDENTRQWWMPDTGGANVPALNDLISVWGMAFSDGLYEGDFTLADHDMYYASGCSIARFPEDGIVIAKNLKDQGLEVLKQETAVVEGVPILGLYQTPSDGGGRIALYGDSNCIDDSHRQKDCFWLLDALLQYTSYSMTPPSLSHSHSRVSPPTGQERPLPQRLEGNHLYRYSKVLEAHLGDPKPRPLPACPHLSWAKPQPVNETAPSNLWKHQKLLSVDLDKVALPNVRAYRPQVRPLSPGESGAWDIPGGIMPGRYNQEVGQTIPVFAFLGAMVVLSFFVVQLTKAKSKPKRRKPRIKRPTYLQQQQQQQQQQTTTGKNPTV, encoded by the exons ATGCTCCTGCTTCCTGTGTGGGCATCCATGCTTTTGGGGCTGCTGGTGGGCTTCCTACCTTTGGTGGGGATGGAACCGACAGGCGGAGCCAAATCTGGCTCTGACCACGCCACCAACTCTGAGCCGCTCCCTTCGTCATCCGGGTCTAACTGCTCCTCCCAGTTAACCCTCAAGCTGGAGTTTTCCTCTAAGGTGGTAGAGCATG AGTACATCATAGGATTTACGGGCTATTTCTCAGCCAAAGCTCGCAGCCTGTACATCAGCAGCGCCCTGCGGAACGCCGGGGACGGAGCGCTGGAGTGGCACATCGTTCCCAGGGAAAACCCCGCCTCCGACTTCCCAAGCGACTTTGAGCTGGTCCACATCCGCCAAGCTTCGGCCAGCAGCCTGCTGACCTTAGAAGACCACCCTTACATCAAGCGGGTGACGCCACAGCGCAAAGTGTTCCGCATGCTCAAATACTTTCCCT CACCCGAACCTGCAGCGCCCTGCAACGCCACCCGTGGGACGCAAAAATGGCAGTCGTGGCAGTCATCCCGGCCTTTCCGACGGACCAGCCTGTCGCTGGGCTCGGGTTTCTGGCATGCCACTGGTCGCCACTCCAGCCGGCGTCTGCTGCGAGCCATCCCCCGCCACGTCGCCCAGATCCTGCAGGCAGACGTTCTCTGGCAGATGGGACACACGG GTTCTGGTGTGAAGGTGGCAGTGTTTGATACGGGCCTCAGCGAGAAGCACCCACATTTTAAGAACGTGAAGGAGAGGACCAACTGGACTAATGAAAAGACACTGGATGAcg GTCTGGGCCACGGTACATTTGTAGCAGGAGTGATAGCCAGTATGAGGGAGTGTCAGGGCTTTGCTCCTGACTCGGAGCTTCACATCTTCAGAGTGTTCACCAACAACCAG GTATCGTACACATCATGGTTCCTGGATGCTTTCAACTACGCCATCCTGAAGAAGATTGACGTTCTGAACCTCAGCATTGGAGGGCCTGACTTCATGGACCACCCCTTTGTTGACAAG gtatGGGAGCTCACCGCCAACAGAGTGATCATGGTCTCTGCTATCGGCAATGATGGACCTCTTTATGG cacCCTGAACAACCCAGCAGACCAGATGGATGTGATTGGGGTCGGAGGGATtgactttgaggacaacatCGCACGGTTCTCCTCCAGAGGCATGACGACCTGG GAGCTGCCAGGCGGTTATGGCCGGGTGAAGCCTGACATCGTCACCTACGGTTCTGGCGTCCGGGGATCGGGGATGAAGGAGGGTTGTCGCTCTCTGTCCGGCACCAGTGTGGCCTCTCCTGTGGTGGCCGGTGCCGTTACTCTCCTGGCCAG CACCGTCCTGAACAGGGAGCTGGTGAACCCAGCCTCTATGAAGCAGGCTCTGATCGCATCGGCCCGCAGGCTGCCAGGTGTCAACATGTTCGAGCAGGGCCACGGGAAACTAGACCTGATCAGAGCCTACCAGATCCTCAACAGTTACAGACCTCAGGCCAG TCTTTCCCCCAGCTACATCGACCTGACAGAGTGTCCGTACATGTGGCCTTACTGCTCTCAGCCCATCTACTATGGAGGAATGCCCACCATCGTCAATGTGACCATTCTCAACGGGATGGGTGTCACTGGCAGGATTGTCGACAAG CCCATCTGGCAGCCCTACCTCCCTCAGAACGGCGACCACATCGACGTGGCCGTCTCTTACTCACCGGTGCTGTGGCCGTGGGCCGGCTACCTGGCCGTGTCCATCTCCGTGGCCAAGAAAGCGGCATCATGGGAAGGGATCGCTCAAGGTCATGTGATGGTCACAGTGGCGTCGCCTGCGGAGAATGAT TCTGAGGTGGGTGGTGAGCTGACCTCCACAGTCAAACTGCCCATCAAGGTGAAGATTGTGCCAACTCCGCCCCGCAGTAAGAGGGTGCTGTGGGACCAGTACCACAACCTGCGCTACCCGCCGGGCTACTTTCCCCGAGACAACCTTCGCATGAAAAACGACCCACTAGactg GAATGGAGACCACATCCACACTAACTTCAGAGACATGTACCAGCACCTGAGGAGTATGGGGTACTTTGTTGAGGTGCTCGGAGCGCCCATTACCTGCTTTGATGCCAGCCAGTATG GCACGCTGTTGATGGTGGACAGTGAGGAGGAGTATTTCCCCGAAGAGATCACTAAGCTCAGGAGAGACATCGACAACGGCCTGTCGCTCATCATCTTCAGTGACTGGTACAACACCTCGGTCATGAGGAAGGTCAAGTTCTATGACGAAAACACCAG GCAGTGGTGGATGCCAGACACAGGGGGCGCTAACGTACCAGCGCTGAATGACCTGATCTCGGTGTGGGGGATGGCTTTCAGTGATGGGCTGTACGAGGGAGACTTCACCCTGGCCGATCATGACA TGTACTATGCCTCAGGCTGCAGCATCGCCCGATTCCCAGAGGATGGAATAGTGATTGCCAAGAACCTAAAAGACCAAG gTCTGGAAGTGTTAAAGCAGGAGACAGCGGTAGTGGAAGGGGTTCCCATCCTTGGGCTGTACCAAACACCATCCGATGGGGGAGGCCGCATCGCTCTGTATGGCGATTCTAACTGTATAGACGACAGCCACAGACAGAAAG ACTGTTTCTGGCTGCTTGACGCCCTCCTCCAGTACACTTCCTACAGTATGACGCCTCCCAGCCTTAGCCACTCCCACAGCAGGGTATCACCGCCCACAGGCCAAGAGCGCCCACTGCCACAGAGACTGGAAG GCAACCATCTTTACCGCTACTCCAAGGTTCTAGAGGCTCACCTGGGAGATCCAAAGCCCCGCCCACTACCTGCCTGCCCCCACCTGTCTTGGGCAAAGCCACAGCCAGTCAATGAGACAGCACCAAG TAACCTGTGGAAGCACCAGAAGCTTCTCTCAGTGGATCTGGACAAAGTGGCTCTACCTAACGTGAGGGCCTACCGTCCCCAGGTCAGACCTCTCTCTCCTGGGGAGAGTGGGGCCTGGGACATCCCTGGAG GGATAATGCCCGGTCGCTACAACCAAGAAGTGGGCCAGACCATCCCCGTGTTCGCCTTCCTGGGAGCGATGGTGGTCCTGTCCTTTTTCGTGGTTCAGCTCACAAAGGCCAAGAGCAAACCCAAGCGCAGGAAACCTCGTATCAAACGGCCCACGtacctccagcagcagcagcagcagcagcagcagcagacgacCACTGGGAAGAACCCCACGGTTTGA